A single Pseudomonas sp. DC1.2 DNA region contains:
- a CDS encoding benzoate/H(+) symporter BenE family transporter has protein sequence MNDATHTQLRPLADTSPSAVVAGFIAMMTGYTSSLVLMFQAGQAAGLSSGQISSWIWAISIGMAVCSIGLSLRYRTPITIAWSTPGAALLITSLGGVSYGEAIGAYITCAVLVTICGMTGSFERLMKKIPASLAAALLAGILFKIGSEIFVAAQHRTALVLGMFFTYLVVKRLSPRYAVLAALLIGTLLSGFMGLLDFSGFHLEVATPVWTTPHFSLAATISIGIPLFVVAMTSQNMPGIAVLRADGYTVPASPLITTTGIASLLLAPFGSHGINLAAISAAICTGPHAHEDRNKRYTAAVWCGIFYGIAGVFGATLAALFAALPKELVLSIAALALFGSIINGLSIAMTEVKEREAALITFMVTASGLTLFSIGSAFWGIVAGVLTSLILNWRKV, from the coding sequence ATGAACGACGCCACGCACACGCAACTCCGCCCTCTGGCTGATACATCGCCGTCAGCTGTCGTTGCCGGTTTCATTGCCATGATGACCGGCTACACCAGCTCCCTGGTGCTGATGTTCCAGGCTGGACAAGCGGCGGGGCTGAGCAGCGGGCAGATTTCGTCGTGGATCTGGGCGATCTCGATTGGCATGGCGGTGTGTTCCATCGGCCTGTCCCTGCGTTATCGGACACCGATTACCATTGCTTGGTCTACCCCCGGCGCAGCGCTGCTGATCACCAGCCTGGGCGGGGTAAGTTACGGCGAAGCCATCGGCGCCTACATCACCTGTGCGGTGCTGGTGACTATTTGCGGCATGACCGGCAGTTTCGAAAGACTAATGAAAAAAATTCCGGCCTCGCTGGCGGCGGCCCTACTGGCGGGGATTCTGTTCAAAATCGGTAGCGAGATTTTCGTCGCAGCGCAGCATCGCACGGCGCTGGTGCTGGGCATGTTTTTCACCTATCTGGTGGTCAAGCGCCTGTCGCCCCGCTATGCGGTGCTTGCCGCGTTGTTGATCGGCACGCTGCTGTCAGGGTTCATGGGCTTACTGGACTTCAGCGGTTTCCACCTGGAAGTGGCGACGCCGGTCTGGACCACCCCGCACTTCTCGCTGGCCGCAACCATCAGTATTGGCATTCCCCTGTTCGTGGTGGCGATGACCTCACAAAACATGCCGGGCATCGCCGTGTTGCGCGCCGACGGCTACACCGTCCCGGCGTCACCACTGATCACCACGACCGGCATCGCCTCGTTACTGCTGGCACCGTTCGGCTCCCACGGAATCAACCTGGCCGCCATCAGCGCAGCCATCTGCACCGGGCCGCACGCCCATGAAGATCGCAACAAGCGCTACACGGCAGCGGTCTGGTGCGGGATTTTCTACGGGATTGCCGGGGTCTTCGGCGCCACGCTGGCAGCCTTGTTTGCCGCGTTGCCCAAAGAACTGGTGCTGTCCATTGCGGCGCTGGCGCTGTTCGGCTCGATCATCAATGGCCTGAGCATTGCCATGACGGAGGTGAAGGAACGGGAAGCGGCGCTGATCACCTTTATGGTCACCGCGTCAGGACTGACGCTGTTCTCTATCGGTTCAGCGTTCTGGGGGATTGTGGCCGGGGTGTTGACCTCGCTGATCCTCAATTGGCGCAAGGTTTGA